The proteins below are encoded in one region of Ricinus communis isolate WT05 ecotype wild-type chromosome 6, ASM1957865v1, whole genome shotgun sequence:
- the LOC8270438 gene encoding eukaryotic translation initiation factor 3 subunit F, giving the protein MAASEQTVLQFTSAPSSTGLSAKVHPLVIFNICDCYVRRPDQAERVIGTLLGSVLPDGTVDIRNSYAVPHNESSDQVALDIDYHHNMLLSHQKVNPKEVIVGWYSTGLGVTGGSALIHEFYSREVPNPVHLTVDTGFRNGEGTIKAYVSVNLSLGDRQLAAQFQEIPLDLRMLEAERVGYDILKTTMVDKIPSDLEGMEVSMQRLLALIDDVYKYVDDVVEGRAAPDNSIGRYIFDTVGALPKLSPSAFDKLVNNGLQDHLLLLYLSSIARTQLSLAEKLNTAAQIL; this is encoded by the exons ATGGCGGCGAGCGAGCAGACAGTGCTACAATTCACGTCAGCGCCATCTTCGACAGGCCTATCTGCAAAGGTTCACCCTCTAGTTATCTTCAACATCTGCGATTGCTACGTTAGGCGTCCTGACCAAGCTGAGCGCGTCATCGGCACGCTCCTTGGCTCCGTTTTACCTGACGGCACCGTGGATATTCGTAATTCTTATGCCGTTCCTCACAATGAATCCTCCGATCAG GTTGCTTTGGATATTGATTACCATCATAATATGTTGTTGTCTCACCAGAAAGTTAATCCGAAGGAAGTTATTGTTGGatg GTATTCAACTGGGTTAGGAGTCACTGGTGGAAGTGCGTTGATCCATGAATTCTACTCTAGAGAAGTTCCCAACCCTGTTCATCTCACAGTGGATACAGGGTTTAGGAATGGGGAGGGTACAATTAAAGCTTATGTCTCTGTTAATTTGTCACTTGGAGACCGGCAGCTTGCTGCACAATTTCAAGAAATTCCTCTTGATCTTCGTATGCTTGAAGCCGAGCGGGTTGGAT ATGATATCCTAAAGACAACAATGGTTGACAAAATCCCAAGCGATTTGGAAGGAATGGAAGTCTCTATGCAGCGGTTACTAGCTCTAATTGATGATGTTTACAAATATGTGGATGATGTTGTG GAAGGGCGTGCTGCACCAGATAATAGCATAGGCCGATATATTTTTGATACTGTTGGCGCCCTTCCCAAACTTTCACCATCAGCTTTTGATAAGCTAGTGAACAATGGTCTTCAG GACCATTTGCTCttgctatatttgtcaagcATCGCAAGGACACAGCTCAGTTTAGCAGAAAAGTTGAACACAGCTGCTCaaatactataa
- the LOC8270437 gene encoding WUSCHEL-related homeobox 7: MEAERMSGFCITKARNVRNGSVGNGNGNGNNCTSTGTKCGRWNPTSEQVKVLTDLFRSGLRTPSTDQIQKISTQLSFYGKIESKNVFYWFQNHKARERQKRRRVSTDEKEHIIRGDDNLSSSGRYFSEINQVTEQERVIETLQLFPLNSFNEGETDKCRYQGNECKEPTSFSYSFGTEMDHHPPLDLRLSFL; this comes from the exons ATGGAAGCTGAGCGAATGTCAGGCTTTTGTATTACAAAAGCAAGAAATGTTCGTAATGGAAGTGTGGGTAATGGTAATGGTAATGGTAATAATTGTACTAGTACTGGAACTAAGTGCGGGCGTTGGAATCCTACTTCTGAACAAGTTAAAGTCCTGACTGACTTGTTCAGGTCAGGACTCCGAACTCCGAGCACTGATCAGATTCAGAAAATCTCCACGCAGCTTAGTTTTTATGGCAAGATTGAAAGCAAGAATGTCTTTTATTGGTTTCAGAACCATAAAGCTAGAGAAAGACAGAAGCGGCGAAGAGTTTCTACAGATGAAAAAGAGCACATCATTCGTGGAGATGACAATCTTTCATCTTCTGGCAGAT ATTTTTCTGAGATAAATCAGGTAACTGAGCAAGAACGAGTGATCGAAACACTTCAACTATTCCCATTAAACTCATTCAATGAAGGAGAAACCGACAAGTGTAGATATCAAGGAAATGAATGCAAGGAACCCACATCTTTTTCCTACTCATTTGGTACAGAAATGGATCATCATCCTCCATTGGATCTGCGATTAAGCTTCCTGTAA
- the LOC8270436 gene encoding 26S proteasome non-ATPase regulatory subunit 7 homolog A, giving the protein MDVIKTQQISARPIEKVIVHPLVLLSIVDNYTRVAKDTRKRVVGVLLGSSFKGTVDVTNSYAVPFEEDDKDPSIWFLDHNYHESMFSMFKRINAKEHVVGWYSTGPKLRENDLDIHGLFNDYVPNPVLVIIDVQPVELGIPTKAYCAVEEVKENATQKSQKVFVHVPSEIAAHEVEEIGVEHLLRDVKDTTISTLATEVTGKLTALKGLDARLREIRSYLDLVIDEKLPLNHEILYHLQDVFNLLPNLNVADLVKAFSVKTNDMMLVTYLSSLIRSVIALHNLINNKLLNKEHEKAEDSKPVAVPAAAGS; this is encoded by the exons ATGGATGTGATAAAGACACAGCAAATATCGGCAAGACCAATAGAGAAGGTGATAGTACATCCGCTTGTTCTCCTAAGTATCGTTGATAACTACACTAGAGTTGCTAAGGATACTCGCAAACGCGTGGTTGGTGTCTTGCTTGGATCTTCTTTTAAAGGCACTGTTGATGTTACCAATAGCTATGCAG TTCCATTTGAAGAAGATGACAAGGATCCAAGCATCTGGTTTCTTGACCATAACTATCATGAATCCATGTTTTCCATgttcaaaagaataaatg CCAAGGAGCATGTTGTGGGTTGGTATAGCACGGGTCCAAAACTGAGGGAAAATGACCTGGATATTCATGGATTGTTTAACGA CTATGTACCAAATCCTGTCTTAGTCATAATTGATGTCCAACCAGTAGAGTTGGGAATACCCACAAAAGCTTACTGTGCCGTTGAAGAGGTAAAAGAG AATGCCACTCAGAAAAGCCAGAAGGTGTTTGTGCACGTGCCATCAGAAATTGCTGCTCATGAAGTTGAGGAAATTG GTGTGGAACACTTGCTCAGGGATGTGAAAGACACCACTATTAGCACCCTTGCTACAGAG GTGACTGGGAAACTTACTGCTTTAAAAGGGTTGGATGCTCGACTTCGAGAAATACGCAGTTATCTCGACCTTGTCATTGATGAAAAGCTCCCATTGAACCATGAGATTTTGTACCATTTACAG GATGTGTTTAATCTACTTCCAAACCTCAACGTAGCTGATTTGGTCAAGGCTTTTTCAG TGAAAACAAATGACATGATGTTGGTTACCTATCTTTCTTCCCTTATCCGAAGTGTTATCGCTCTCCACAACTTGATTAACAATAAG TTGCTGAACAAAGAACATGAAAAAGCAGAAGACTCAAAGCCAGTTGCTGTACCTGCTGCTGCTGGTAGCTAG
- the LOC8270435 gene encoding uncharacterized protein LOC8270435: MGSGCLWKNPIAFVGVVVSVCCFLVIMISVLRLPEVTVGNKVIRPYRTFKSRKISKDEGIGKFGDLMIEMLPEDLAFTVFVPSEKAFERDLRLRANDSLLAEKRNDTYAVVSRILGFSAIPRTLLSAAVYSNKELFYDSLSGFPLYVSKDADGMLIVNRIRSERVDVRRREVIVHVMDGVIMDAEFEQSVQPDYTED, translated from the coding sequence ATGGGGAGTGGATGCTTATGGAAAAATCCAATTGCTTTTGTAGGTGTGGTCGTTTCTGTTTGTTGCTTTCTGGTTATCATGATATCGGTTCTTAGACTCCCTGAGGTAACAGTAGGAAATAAAGTAATTAGGCCTTATAGGACCTTTAAAAGCAGGAAGATTTCCAAGGATGAAGGGATAGGGAAGTTTGGTGACTTGATGATTGAAATGTTGCCTGAAGATCTTGCTTTCACAGTTTTTGTCCCTTCGGAGAAAGCTTTCGAGCGTGATTTGAGGCTACGGGCGAATGATAGTTTGCTTGCAGAGAAGAGGAATGATACATATGCAGTGGTTTCTCGAATATTGGGCTTCTCAGCTATTCCTCGAACTCTCTTATCTGCCGCGGTATACTCAAATAAAGAGCTCTTCTATGATTCATTATCTGGGTTTCCATTGTATGTTTCAAAGGATGCGGATGGGATGCTGATAGTTAATAGAATTCGATCAGAAAGAGTAGATGTTAGGAGAAGGGAGGTCATTGTACATGTCATGGATGGAGTAATTATGGATGCTGAGTTTGAGCAGTCAGTTCAGCCTGATTATACTGAAGACTGA
- the LOC8270434 gene encoding uncharacterized acetyltransferase At3g50280 — MPCAPPSPVLLSKCTVFPDQKSTMEDLKLSVSDLPMLSCHYIQKGGLFTRPSIPIESLVSLLRRSLSQTLSHFPPLAGRLKTDSDGYVYITCNDAGVDFIHASATHIFIRDVLSPVHVPECVKGFFAFDRMVSYNGHHSPILAVQVTELGDGVFIGCAVNHSVTDGTSFWNFFNTFAELSRGIKKITKVPDFTRDSMLISPAVLKLPEGGPKVTFNENEPLSERIFSFSREAILKLKAKANNKKWIDNSVELMGKQINDPYINNNNGKMTIMSSILETLLKNAVVSKQQEPEISSFQSLCALLWRAVTRARKLSPTKTTTFRMAVNCRPRLNPKLDPLYFGNAIQSIPTYASSGDVLSRDLRWCAELLNKNVMAHNDSTVRRFVEEWEENPRCFPLGNFDGASMTMGSSPRFPMYDNDFGWGRPLAVRSGRANKFDGKISAFPGREGGGSVDLEVVLKPETMALIESDYEFIQYVSS, encoded by the coding sequence ATGCCTTGTGCTCCTCCATCTCCAGTTTTGCTCTCAAAATGCACTGTTTTTCCTGATCAGAAATCCACCATGGAAGACCTCAAACTTTCTGTCTCTGACCTCCCCATGCTTTCTTGTCACTATATCCAAAAGGGTGGCCTCTTTACCCGCCCTTCTATCCCCATTGAATCTCTTGTTTCTCTCCTGCGACGTTCCCTTTCTCAAACACTTTCTCACTTCCCTCCACTCGCAGGTCGCTTGAAAACCGACTCTGATGGGTATGTTTACATAACCTGTAACGATGCAGGCGTAGATTTCATTCATGCCAGTGCTACCCATATCTTCATTCGTGACGTTTTGTCCCCAGTTCATGTCCCCGAGTGTGTCAAGGGCTTCTTTGCTTTTGACCGGATGGTCAGTTACAATGGGCATCACAGCCCAATCCTGGCAGTTCAGGTCACAGAATTAGGCGACGGTGTTTTCATTGGGTGTGCAGTTAATCACTCGGTCACTGATGGAACTTCCTTCTGGAATTTCTTTAACACTTTCgctgaattatcaagaggAATCAAGAAAATCACAAAAGTCCCTGATTTTACAAGAGACTCTATGTTAATATCACCGGCGGTGCTAAAACTTCCCGAAGGCGGACCAAAGGTGACTTTCAATGAGAATGAGCCATTAAGTGAAAgaatctttagctttagcaGAGAAGCAATCTTGAAGCTAAAAGCCAAAGCTAACAACAAGAAATGGATTGATAATTCAGTCGAATTAATGGGTAAGCAAATTAATGATCCATATATTAACAACAACAATGGAAAGATGACGATCATGAGTTCAATTCTCGAAACTCTTTTAAAAAACGCCGTCGTTTCAAAACAGCAAGAGCCAGAGATTTCATCGTTTCAATCTTTATGTGCGTTGTTATGGAGAGCAGTGACACGTGCAAGGAAGCTAAGTCCGACAAAAACGACGACGTTTAGAATGGCAGTGAACTGCAGGCCAAGATTGAACCCGAAGTTGGACCCGTTATACTTTGGGAACGCAATTCAAAGCATACCAACATACGCATCATCCGGTGACGTTTTGTCTAGGGATTTGCGATGGTGTGCTGAGctgttaaataaaaatgtgaTGGCTCATAACGACAGTACGGTACGTCGTTTCGTAGAGGAATGGGAAGAGAATCCCCGGTGTTTCCCGTTAGGGAACTTTGACGGTGCATCAATGACAATGGGTAGCTCACCTAGATTTCCAATGTACGATAACGATTTTGGGTGGGGCCGACCTTTGGCGGTAAGGAGCGGTAGGGCCAATAAGTTCGACGGTAAGATCTCCGCTTTTCCGGGAAGAGAAGGCGGCGGTAGTGTGGATCTTGAGGTTGTCTTGAAGCCTGAAACAATGGCTCTGATCGAGTCTGATTATGAGTTCATTCAATATGTTTCTAGCTAA